The Parashewanella spongiae genome has a window encoding:
- a CDS encoding chemotaxis protein CheV, with product MSSILESVNKRTQLVGQNRLELLLFRFDGKQRFGINVFKVKEVLQCPPLTTLPKLNPFVRGVAHIRGTTISVIDLSAATGGQPIQDISSSFIIISEYNRSVQGFLVQSVERIINMNWESILPPPVGAGRNSYLTAVAEVEDELIEILDVEKILDEISPVKTSLSKEASDALTLDRDKQYNVLVIDDSSVARKQIVRSLSDLNLNIDTAKDGKEALQILKEAAENTDDLSYEIPLIISDIEMPEMDGYTLTAEIRDDPKLKNIKVVLHTSLSGVFNQAMVEKVGANDFIAKFSPDELATAVNKQLSL from the coding sequence ATGTCGAGCATTCTTGAATCCGTTAATAAGCGTACCCAGCTTGTAGGGCAAAATCGCTTAGAGTTGTTACTTTTTCGTTTTGATGGAAAACAAAGATTTGGTATCAATGTTTTCAAAGTAAAAGAAGTCTTACAATGCCCTCCATTGACGACTTTACCTAAATTAAATCCTTTTGTTCGTGGTGTTGCACATATCCGAGGTACGACAATATCAGTGATAGACTTGAGTGCAGCAACCGGTGGTCAGCCAATTCAAGATATTTCATCCAGTTTTATTATTATATCTGAATACAATCGAAGTGTTCAGGGCTTTTTAGTTCAATCAGTTGAACGCATTATTAATATGAACTGGGAATCTATTTTACCTCCTCCAGTAGGTGCAGGGCGTAACTCTTATTTAACCGCAGTTGCAGAAGTTGAAGATGAGTTGATAGAAATTTTAGATGTTGAAAAAATCCTTGATGAAATTTCACCTGTTAAAACGTCTCTCAGTAAAGAAGCCTCAGATGCTTTAACACTTGACCGCGATAAACAGTATAATGTTCTTGTAATCGACGATTCGTCTGTTGCCCGAAAACAAATAGTAAGATCTTTGAGTGATCTTAACTTGAATATCGATACCGCTAAAGACGGTAAAGAAGCGCTACAGATTTTAAAAGAAGCGGCTGAAAATACAGATGATTTGTCTTATGAGATCCCGCTTATTATTTCAGATATTGAGATGCCAGAAATGGATGGATATACATTAACGGCTGAAATTCGTGATGATCCTAAGTTAAAAAATATTAAAGTGGTATTACATACATCTTTAAGTGGTGTATTCAATCAGGCTATGGTTGAAAAGGTTGGGGCGAATGATTTTATTGCGAAATTTAGTCCAGATGAATTAGCAACAGCTGTAAATAAACAATTGAGCTTATAA
- the flgA gene encoding flagellar basal body P-ring formation chaperone FlgA: MKLKIIFLLIIFTFSSSAMSTYFIPNAKEIAQIAEQAVKEKMSTLPNAKVDLHIQRFDKRFISPKCSAPITSQITAEKIKRHNTVKLSCERADQDFLWTIYLSVNVTISYQVVVASKTIMAGERIETSNTTLEFVNETSLRGGQFQSLESVMGTRTKRRSMKGAAILKQNICYVCKGDDVAIYAKSKNLHIKTSGEALKDGNLQDLIRVKNLNSNKIIEARVIGIGEVEVRM, encoded by the coding sequence ATGAAACTAAAAATTATATTTCTGCTCATCATTTTTACATTTTCATCATCGGCGATGAGCACATATTTCATACCCAACGCTAAAGAAATTGCACAGATTGCCGAGCAAGCTGTAAAAGAAAAAATGAGCACACTTCCTAATGCAAAGGTCGATTTACATATTCAACGTTTTGATAAACGATTCATTTCCCCTAAATGTAGTGCTCCTATAACTTCACAGATAACAGCAGAAAAAATTAAACGACACAATACCGTTAAACTCAGCTGTGAAAGAGCCGATCAAGATTTTCTATGGACAATTTATTTGTCGGTAAATGTCACTATCAGTTATCAAGTCGTCGTGGCAAGCAAAACCATTATGGCTGGCGAACGAATTGAAACATCGAATACGACTTTGGAGTTTGTCAATGAAACCAGTCTTCGAGGTGGGCAATTTCAATCTCTTGAAAGCGTAATGGGAACTCGTACAAAGCGTCGTTCTATGAAAGGCGCGGCCATTTTAAAGCAAAATATTTGTTACGTATGTAAAGGCGACGACGTTGCCATTTACGCCAAGTCAAAAAACTTACATATAAAAACCAGCGGTGAAGCTCTCAAAGACGGAAATTTACAAGATTTAATACGAGTTAAAAACTTAAATTCAAACAAAATCATAGAAGCACGTGTGATAGGGATTGGCGAAGTTGAAGTCAGGATGTAA
- the flgM gene encoding flagellar biosynthesis anti-sigma factor FlgM: protein MDIETSKFNSNINSRMKAQQTANQTPKTETSSSQSSEAAKSPKGDSVVITAQAQQLQKMQTKLTLMSDIDQKKVSEIKQAISEGKYKVDPQKLAENIASFETELNDLYNDQQNATVK from the coding sequence ATGGATATCGAAACAAGCAAGTTTAATAGCAACATTAACTCAAGGATGAAGGCTCAACAAACGGCAAACCAAACGCCTAAAACTGAGACGAGTTCTTCTCAAAGCAGTGAAGCAGCCAAATCACCAAAAGGCGATTCAGTCGTTATTACGGCTCAGGCTCAACAGCTACAAAAAATGCAAACAAAGCTGACACTAATGAGCGATATCGATCAAAAGAAAGTCTCAGAGATTAAACAAGCTATTTCTGAAGGCAAATATAAAGTTGACCCGCAAAAGCTCGCAGAAAACATCGCAAGTTTTGAAACAGAGCTCAATGATCTGTATAACGATCAACAAAACGCTACAGTGAAGTAA
- a CDS encoding flagella synthesis protein FlgN: MVEVAKILEHQLSLLSHLKSVISDENEALTSQNAEKLLNLAKEKSDCLIKLQQNDSQLASPEHVEFFTSSKEYSDKAILAKAMLKECQDLNEQNASLIEHSIASLNRLSQALQASRNTFSLTYDDKGKTSTISTLGNKLEA; the protein is encoded by the coding sequence ATGGTTGAAGTTGCTAAAATACTTGAGCACCAGCTCAGTTTATTAAGCCATTTAAAAAGTGTCATTAGTGATGAAAATGAAGCGTTAACATCTCAAAACGCCGAAAAGCTCTTAAATCTCGCTAAAGAAAAGTCAGATTGTTTGATCAAGCTTCAACAAAATGATTCTCAACTTGCTTCCCCAGAGCACGTTGAGTTTTTTACTAGCTCAAAAGAATATTCGGATAAAGCCATTCTAGCAAAAGCAATGTTAAAAGAGTGCCAAGATTTAAATGAACAGAATGCCAGCCTTATCGAACATAGCATTGCCAGCTTAAACCGTTTGTCCCAAGCCCTTCAAGCCAGTCGAAATACCTTCTCATTAACCTATGATGACAAAGGCAAGACTTCTACGATTTCAACCTTAGGAAACAAGCTAGAAGCATAA
- a CDS encoding LPP20 family lipoprotein — protein MKLLIPFLLIIASVGCAQRDRYVQWENEQPKSFPTLTAIGYAPLDEQPAKSHSKKVLMAIQASKVAAYRELAEQVYGQKITAESSVNDWMLKNDKVKASVSGVIRGAKVIKTYLSGDFYVTELELDYQQVWQLYEQQNPSRKVKRVTYF, from the coding sequence ATGAAACTTTTGATTCCATTTCTTTTAATCATCGCTTCTGTAGGGTGTGCTCAGCGCGATAGATACGTGCAGTGGGAAAATGAACAGCCTAAATCATTTCCAACACTTACCGCTATTGGGTATGCCCCTTTAGATGAACAACCTGCAAAGTCTCATTCAAAAAAAGTGTTAATGGCCATTCAAGCTTCAAAAGTTGCGGCCTATCGTGAATTAGCCGAACAGGTTTACGGTCAAAAGATCACTGCTGAATCGAGTGTTAACGATTGGATGTTGAAAAATGATAAGGTAAAGGCTTCGGTTTCAGGCGTAATACGTGGCGCGAAAGTCATCAAAACTTATCTTTCTGGTGATTTTTATGTGACAGAACTTGAGCTTGATTATCAACAAGTCTGGCAGTTGTATGAGCAGCAGAATCCCAGCCGAAAGGTCAAAAGAGTAACCTACTTTTAA
- a CDS encoding FlgO family outer membrane protein, protein MRRLALLLLIGAMCGCAANKGRDYQFVESMQNSKHKPVVVIHKLTQEIATNLIEQSDLFAIDTPVVIATPVLSNDFTSTTSLSSQLQQGLIAGFKMHGYQVIDVNVAEALRVTSTGDFILSRDWKLLPQDQNVEHIVVSSIDMDTRGIIINSRIVNLTDNHVLSAVQSRTPAKMLAEYLALSEKVVVRDGNIYRYPQRGHENVQQVGVKQ, encoded by the coding sequence ATGAGAAGGCTAGCTTTACTTTTGTTGATTGGTGCCATGTGTGGTTGTGCTGCAAATAAAGGTCGTGACTATCAGTTTGTTGAGTCTATGCAAAATTCAAAACATAAACCTGTTGTTGTAATCCATAAATTAACTCAAGAAATTGCAACGAATCTCATTGAGCAAAGTGATTTGTTTGCGATTGATACTCCAGTCGTTATCGCAACGCCAGTTTTATCAAACGATTTTACTTCTACAACCTCACTGTCGAGTCAATTGCAGCAGGGCTTGATTGCTGGTTTTAAAATGCATGGTTATCAAGTCATTGATGTAAATGTAGCTGAAGCCCTTAGAGTCACTTCAACTGGCGACTTTATTTTATCTCGCGATTGGAAGCTGCTACCTCAAGATCAAAATGTTGAACATATTGTCGTTTCAAGTATTGATATGGATACTCGCGGAATTATCATTAATAGCCGAATCGTTAATCTTACCGATAATCATGTGTTATCAGCGGTACAGAGTCGTACACCTGCCAAAATGCTGGCAGAGTATTTAGCACTATCTGAAAAAGTAGTAGTGAGAGATGGTAATATTTATCGTTACCCGCAAAGAGGCCATGAGAATGTTCAACAAGTAGGAGTAAAGCAATGA
- a CDS encoding flagellar assembly protein T N-terminal domain-containing protein, which translates to MRSITNNLFIICMSFAVFSYDTQAEWLTVSGEALIMNNEVNSARNEAINNALKSASFYHGIQINSTQEFQNGKLLSDNITLENPPNSQKFEFVSEQIRNNIIHVEIRIDTDVHNKNTDQLSSGKSIVFIPQATVKDRTQLRYGQLYGFEEAISEQIGRSLTKHSQLTLANVHATERLDHQQNTFNNTNELPKWISLKTDSQYILTPTVLNIAPETAKTGPLGFWKVSQSRQFRIRFSLYHGISGENIWNRVYSTSADWDFKPHEIISPFSDEFWNSEYGEEIEHTLEKASHEMDEALKERPLMGQIISIDNYQMIINLGRKHGMVVGDTLKIVLKNDLPDRLNVSRIIAIKSKASVHVTQLTESTAVVRWSNPKILENIQIDDIVLKI; encoded by the coding sequence ATGCGTTCAATAACCAATAACTTGTTTATCATTTGCATGAGTTTTGCAGTGTTCTCCTACGACACTCAAGCCGAATGGCTAACCGTCAGTGGTGAAGCGCTTATAATGAATAACGAAGTGAACTCTGCTCGAAATGAAGCGATTAACAATGCATTAAAATCTGCAAGCTTTTATCATGGTATTCAAATAAACAGCACTCAAGAATTTCAAAATGGCAAATTACTCTCTGATAACATCACGTTAGAGAATCCCCCTAATTCACAGAAGTTCGAATTCGTCAGTGAACAAATTAGAAATAATATTATCCACGTTGAAATTAGAATTGACACAGACGTTCATAACAAAAATACTGATCAACTTAGTTCTGGAAAGTCTATAGTATTTATCCCTCAAGCCACTGTTAAGGACAGAACGCAATTAAGATATGGACAACTATATGGTTTCGAAGAAGCAATTTCGGAGCAAATAGGTCGTTCATTGACAAAACATTCTCAGCTTACACTCGCCAATGTTCATGCAACGGAACGATTGGATCATCAACAAAACACCTTTAACAATACAAATGAGCTTCCTAAATGGATTAGTTTAAAAACCGATAGTCAATACATACTTACACCTACTGTTCTAAATATTGCCCCTGAAACCGCTAAAACTGGTCCACTCGGTTTTTGGAAAGTATCTCAGTCCAGACAATTCCGAATTCGTTTTTCACTCTATCATGGCATTAGTGGTGAAAACATTTGGAATCGAGTGTATTCAACCTCTGCAGATTGGGATTTTAAACCTCATGAAATTATCTCACCTTTTTCAGATGAGTTTTGGAATTCAGAATACGGAGAAGAAATAGAACACACTCTAGAAAAGGCAAGCCATGAGATGGATGAAGCGCTTAAAGAACGTCCATTAATGGGACAAATAATCTCTATCGACAACTACCAAATGATCATCAACCTCGGACGAAAGCATGGAATGGTAGTAGGAGATACGCTAAAAATAGTGCTGAAGAATGATCTCCCCGATAGATTGAATGTCAGTAGGATCATTGCAATAAAAAGTAAAGCTTCTGTTCATGTCACACAGTTAACTGAATCTACCGCTGTGGTTCGTTGGAGTAACCCTAAAATCCTTGAAAACATACAAATTGACGATATAGTGCTTAAGATTTAA
- a CDS encoding LexA family protein: MNKLSERLEYVLKTSGITQTELAQRLGVKQQAISRVCRGQTKNSTFLLPMCDELGVDSNWLSTGVGEPFVQRKELKDQIRRIPEVSWKQAICWDEFYLTFDSSELGEYWRVTADLTDEKGFVLRVHGDGMEGSGSRNIPEGAIIIVQPQVESLFKSGDLVIAVLPGAEQAIFKQLIIEGQNRYLKSFNPQYPIITLDDKCKLVGLVKQSVVEY; encoded by the coding sequence ATGAACAAACTTTCAGAACGCTTGGAATATGTACTTAAAACTTCGGGCATCACGCAAACGGAGCTTGCGCAACGGCTTGGTGTAAAGCAACAGGCAATAAGTCGGGTCTGCAGAGGGCAAACTAAAAACTCGACCTTTCTTTTGCCTATGTGTGATGAACTTGGAGTTGATTCCAATTGGTTGTCTACAGGAGTTGGGGAGCCTTTTGTTCAAAGGAAAGAGTTAAAAGACCAAATAAGACGAATTCCTGAAGTCAGTTGGAAGCAGGCTATTTGTTGGGATGAGTTTTATTTAACTTTTGATTCAAGTGAGTTGGGTGAATACTGGCGAGTTACCGCAGATTTAACCGATGAGAAAGGTTTTGTGCTTCGTGTTCATGGTGATGGAATGGAAGGCTCTGGAAGTCGAAATATTCCTGAAGGGGCAATCATTATTGTTCAGCCCCAAGTTGAAAGCTTATTTAAGTCTGGTGATCTAGTCATTGCCGTTTTACCCGGTGCAGAACAAGCTATTTTTAAGCAGCTCATCATTGAAGGTCAGAACCGATATTTGAAATCTTTTAATCCTCAATACCCAATAATCACACTCGATGACAAATGTAAGTTAGTGGGATTAGTGAAGCAGTCGGTAGTTGAATATTGA